Proteins found in one Dryobates pubescens isolate bDryPub1 chromosome 1, bDryPub1.pri, whole genome shotgun sequence genomic segment:
- the GAR1 gene encoding H/ACA ribonucleoprotein complex subunit 1, translating into MSFRGRGGGGGRGGGFNRGGGGGDRGGFNRGGRGGFGRGGGRGGFNRGGYDQGPPERVVLLGEFLHPCEDDLVCKCKTEENKVPYFNAPVYLDNKEQIGKVDEIFGQLRDFYFSVKLSDNMKASSFKKMQKFYIDPAKLLPLQRFLPRPPGEKGAPRGGGRGGRGGGRGGGRGGGRGGFGGGRGGGRGGGFRGGRGGGFRGGRGGGGGFRGRGH; encoded by the exons ATGTCTTTTCGTggaagaggaggtggaggaggaagaggaggtggcTTCAATcgtggaggaggtggtggtgacagAGGTGGCTTTAATCGTGGTGGACGAGGTGGCTTTGGACGGGGAGGTGGACGAGGAGGCTTCAACAGAGGCGGATATGACCAGGGCCCCCCGGAAAGGGTAGTTT TGTTGGGAGAGTTCTTGCACCCGTGTGAGGATGACCTTGTTTGTAAAtgtaaaacagaagaaaacaaggtGCCTTATTTCAATGCCCCGGTGTACTTGGATAACAAGGAACAGATCGGCAAAGTGGATGAGATCTTCGGGCAGCTGAGAGATTTT TATTTTTCAGTGAAACTGTCTGACAACATGAAAGCCTCTTCATTTAAAAAGATGCAAAAG TTCTACATCGatccagcaaagctgctgcccctTCAGAGATTTTTGCCAAGGCCACCTGGAGAAAAAGGTGCTCCCCGTGGAGGCGGTAGAGGAGGACGTGGTGGTGGacgtggaggaggaagaggtggtGGGAGAG GAGGATTTGGCGGAGGAAgaggtggaggaagaggaggaggcttcagaggaggaagagggggtggattcagaggaggaagaggtggtggaggaggctTTCGGG GAAGAGGACATTAA
- the CFI gene encoding complement factor I yields the protein MRVVPVFLVFLSLFCLCGSKYAISNTEESQFQQVEPVQQDEQDSYLIEECLSKHFTHKSCEKVFCHPWERCVEGKCLCKLPYQCLKNGSSVCSTNGKNFRTYCQLKSYECQRPEAKFLHKGNCMSKETFSVSVGHGDSHLLRVKPVNQINEFFVCDSKWTMNEANVACKDLGFELGAEYYQAKSSITASALNSLKCLQITCRGLETTLAECHIEVKSRDSHEGFVSLQCHENLRACSDGEFHCVNKKCISLDKTCDGINDCGDLSDELCCRECRENSFHCRSDICIPNKSVCNKEIDCLTGEDEAQALCAGKYKGVENGSTDEEIKMVKKLLPQAQCGLTNHTLTRRKRIVGGENARKGEFPWQVAIKDTFNEGSTVYCGGVYIGGCWVLTAAHCVSANRVHLYRVWVAFLHITQRDEDTHTFRLKQLIIHQNYNASTYENDIALLELIDSGTGECSLKHTTPACVPWSEYMFRTGDRCKVSGWGVEKGYAKQYILKWGNVNLFQNCSELYPGRFFSKMACAGTYDGSIDSCKGDSGGPLVCFDAENVAYVWGVVSWGENCGDAGHPGVYTQVASYYDWISHHVTRSLISRYNT from the exons ATGCGAGTGGTCCCagttttcttggttttcttgTCACTCTTTTGTTTGTGTGGATCAAAG TATGCAATATCTAATACTGAAGAAAGCCAGTTTCAGCAGGTTGAGCCTGTCCAGCAAGATGAGCAAGACTCATACCTCATAGAAGAATGTTTAAGCAAGCACTTCacacacaagtcctgtgagaaaGTTTTTTGTCACCCATGGGAACGATGTGTGGAGGGAAAGTGCCTTTGTAAGCTCCCTTACCAGTGCCTTAAGAATGGCTCTTCAGTTTGTTCTACCAATGGAAAGAACTTCCGTACTTACTGTCAGCTGAAGAGCTATGAGTGTCAGCGTCCCGAAGCCAAGTTCCTGCACAAAGGAAACTGCATGTCTAAAG aaaCATTTTCAGTCTCTGTGGGCCATGGAGATTCACATTTGCTTCGAGTCAAACCTGTGAATCAAATAAATGAATTCTTTGTATGTGACAGTAAGTGGACTATGAATGAAGCAAATGTGGCTTGCAAGGACCTCGGCTTTGAACT AGGTGCTGAATATTACCAAGCCAAatccagcatcacagcatctgCCTTAAATTCATTGAAGTGTCTGCAAATAACTTGCAGGGGCCTAGAGACAACTCTTGCTGAATGTCACATAGAGGTAAAATCAAGAGACAGTCATGAGGGATTTGTTAGCCTCCAGTGCCATGAAAATCTCAGAG cctgttcaGATGGTGAGTTCCATTGTGTCAACAAGAAGTGCATTTCTTTGGATAAGACCTGTGATGGAATCAATGACTGTGGAGACCTCAGTGATGAACTGTGCTGTAGAG AGTGCAGAGAAAACAGTTTCCACTGTCGGTCAGACATCTGTATTCCAAATAAGAGTGTCTGTAACAAGGAGATCGActgcctcacaggagaggatgAAGCTCAAGCTCTCTGTGCAG GCAAATACAAAGGTGTTGAAAATGGCAGTACAGATGAAG AAATAAAGATGgtaaagaaacttcttccccaaGCACAGTGTGGTCTTACAAATCACACATTAACTCGACGGAAAAGGATCGTAGGCGGAGAGAATGCAAGAAAG GGTGAATTCCCTTGGCAAGTGGCAATTAAAGACACTTTCAATGAAGGTTCAACAGTGTACTGTGGAGGGGTTTATATTGGTGGCTGTTGGGTTCTGACTGCTGCACACTGTGTCAG tgcAAACCGAGTCCACCTGTACCGCGTCTGGGTTGCGTTCCTGCATATCACACAGCGTGATGAAGACACACACACTTTCAGGCTAAAACAGCTCATAATCCATCAAAATTATAATGCATCCACTTATGAAAATGACATTGCTCTACTGGAGCTGATAGATTCTGGGACAGGAGAATGCTCTCTGAAACACACGACACCTGCCTGTGTTCCCTGGTCAGAGTATATGTTCAGGACTGGTGACAGATGCAAGGTTTCTGGATGGGGTGTAGAGAAAG GTTATGCCAAACAATATATCCTCAAGTGGGGCAACGTTAATTTATTTCAGAATTGTTCTGAACTGTATCCAGGACGATTTTTTAGCAAAATGGCATGTGCAG GTACTTATGACGGCTCCATAGACAGCTGCAAAGGTGATTCAGGAGGGCCCTTGGTGTGTTTTGATGCAGAAAATGTGGCATATGTCTGGGGTGTTGTGAGCTGGGGTGAGAACTGTGGTGATGCTGGTCACCCTGGTGTGTACACACAAGTGGCCAGCTACTATGATTGGATCAGCCATCATGTGACAAGGAGTCTCATTTCACGCTACAACACCTGA